The genomic region ACAGGATTCCACCGTGGAGGCAATTCCTGATTATAGCCCGATCCAGGGGTCCGGCGGGGAGCGCACGGGTTCAGGTAAAATGAGAAGCGATCCCACCGCATGCGGAGCACGATGAGCAAACGGAAAGGCGCGGAAACCATGGAAACGGTTTTCTCTCCGGCCGTCACCCTTGAGGGGCTGGCCCAGCGCCCGACCCAGCCCCTCGTGGTGGTGATCTCCGGACCCTCCGGGGCCGGGAAAGATTCCCTGATCCGGCGGATGAAGGAGCTACAGGTCCCCTTTCACTTCGTGGTCACCGCCACCTCCCGTCCCCCGCGCCCCGGCGAGGTCGACGGCGTGGATTACCATTTCCTCTCCCGGGAACGGTTCGAGGCCGGTATCCGGGCCGGGGAGTTCCTGGAATACGCGGTGGTCTACGGGGATTACAAGGGCATCCCCCGCTGGGAGATCGAGAACGCCCTGGCCAGCGGTAAGGACGTGATCCTGCGGGTGGATGTGCAGGGCGCGGCCACCCTCCGCCGCCTGATCCCCGAAGCGGTGTTCATCTTCGTCATCCCTTCCTCCCGGGAGGAGCTCATCGAGCGCCTGCGCGCCCGCGGCACCGAGAGCCCGGAATCCATCGCCCGGAGGCTCCAGGCGGTGGAGGAGGAATTAAAGCACTGGGCGGAGTTCGATTACGTGGTCGTCAACCGGAACCAGCATCTGGACGAGGCGGTGGCGGACATCCTGGCGATCATCCGCGCGGAGCACCGCCGAGCGCATCCCCGGGCGGCCCGTCGGGAACCTATGTCCCCTCCGCCGTCGTCTCGATGAAGCGTGCAACCCCACACGCTTCCGAAAGGGGACCTGTCCATGGCGGGAATGGGAGATCTCTTCACGCACGGGCGGGCGGAGTACTGGAAGCGGGAAGCGCCGCTGGCGGCCCGCCTCCGGCCCCGGCGCCTGGAGGAGTTCCTCGGCCAGGACCACCTGATCGGGCCCGGAGCCCCGCTCCGGCGCTTGATCGAAGAAGGCAAACTGCTCAACTCCATGATCTTTTGGGGTCCCCCGGGCACCGGGAAGACCACCCTGGCCCTGCTCATCGCTCAGGCCGCCGGCGCCCACGTGGAAAACCTGAGCGCGGTCACCGCCGGCCTGTCCGACCTGCGTCGGGTGATCCAGGAAGCCCGGGAACGCCGCCGTCTCTACGGCCAGCGCACCCTCCTCATCGTCGATGAGCTCCACCGCTTCAACCGGGTCCAGCAAGACGCCCTGCTCCCCCACGTGGAGGACGGGACGGTGGTGTTCATCGGCATCACCACCGAGAACCCTTACTTCGCCGTCGTCCCCGCCCTGGTCTCCCGCTCCCGGGTGTTCTCGTTCCGTCCCCTCACTGAAGAGGAGATCCTGGCTCTGCTGCGCCGCGCCCTGACCGATCCTGAGAACGGCTACGGCGGGCAGCCCATTGAGGTCCCGGAGGAAGTCCTCCGCTTCTGGGCCCGGCTCAGCGAAGGGGACGCCCGCAGCGCCCTGAACGCCCTGGAGCTGGCGGTCAGCGCCACCGCCCCCGGACCGGACGGGGTGATCCGCATCACGATGGACATCGCCCAGGCGGTGGTCCAGCGGCGAGCCCTGGCCTACGACCGGGAGGCTCATTACGACACGATCAGCGCCTTCATCAAGTCCATCCGGGGCAGCGACCCCGACGCCGCCTTGTTCTGGCTGGCGAAGATGGTGGATGCCGGGGAGGATCCCCGTTTCATCATGCGACGCCTGCTGATCCTGGCAGCGGAGGACATCGGGCTGGCGGATCCCATGGCCATTGTGGTCACGGCGGCGTGCGCCCAGGCCCTGGAGTGGGTGGGGATGCCGGAGGCAGCCTACCACCTCGCGGAGGCCACCCTCTACCTGGCCACTGCCCCTAAAAGCAACAGCGCCGGAGCCTATTTCCGGGCCCTGGAGTTCCTGCGAGCGCATGGAGCCGGCGAGGTGCCCGCGCACCTCAAGGACGCCAGCCGGGACGCGGAGGCCCTGGGCCACGGCCAGGGCTATCAATATCCCCACGAGTTCCCGGGGCACTTCATCCGCCAGTCCTACTGGCCCGTCGGCCTCCCCCGGGTCCGGTTCTACAGGCCCTCGGATCAGGGCTACGAACGGGAGGTCGCCGAGCGCCTCCGCCGCTGGTGGGGCGCCCTTGAAGGACCGGAGCCCTCCTCCATCCCGTCCGAGGAAACGTGAGCGCATCCCGGCCCCAGGATGAACTTGGCGCCGGGTTGGAATCCGAAAGACGAAACATGGGAGGCGGGATTGGCCCGCACGATCGCCGTTGTCAGCCAGAAAGGGGGAGTGGGCAAAACCACCACGGTGGTTCATCTGGGGGTGGCCCTGGCGGAACGGGGAGCGCCCACCCTGCTGGTGGATCTGGATCCTCAAGCGGCCCTGACGGCGGCCTTCGGGATCAACGAGGACCTCCCCTCCGGCATCGAGGCCGCGCTGCTCAGAGGCATTGCCCTGGCCCAGGTGATCCGGAGCATACGCCCGGGTCTGGATCTGGCTCCCGCCACTTTCCAGCTCCACCAGGCGGAGATGAGCCTGCATCAACGGCCCAGCTGGCAACATCGGCTCCGGGAGGTCCTGCGGCCGGCCCAGGAACGCTACGCTTACATCTTGATCGACGCGCCGCCCGGCCTGGGCCCGCTGACGGTGAACGCCCTCACGGCCGCCGACGCCTTCCTGGTGCCCATTCGGCCGGACTATCTATCGCTCCGCAGCCTCAAGGGCCTGCTGATCGCAGTGGGGCGGCTGCGTCAGCAACTGGGGCTCTCCCTGGAGCTCCTGGGCATCCTCCCGACGATGGTCCAGCTCCACGTCCGACACCATCGGGATGTGCTCTCGGAGTTGACCGCCGCCTTCGGTCGGAAGGTGTTCCCGGTTTTCATCCCCCAGACCATCCGCTTCGCGGAGGCGCCGGTGGCCGGCAAAAGCCTCCTGGAGCTCATGGCCAGCCACCCCGGCGCCCAGGCCTACCGTCGCCTCGCCGCCCTCATCGACGAGACCCGCCCGAAAGCCCGCTGAGGCCCGGCCTGGATCCAGCCCGCATGTCCTCCTCACCCGCTCGATCCCGCCCGGGATCCAAACGCCCAGCACGGCAATCCCTCTCGTTCGGCCGCCCGAACCAGTTGCTGGTCAAAGCTCACGAAAAGAATGCCCGCGCCCAGCATCTCCGACCACGTGAGAGCTCCTGCAAGGTGAACCGCATCATATGCGCGCAACCCATAACGCCACGAAAGGTCCGCAGCACGCCGGGCTAAGGCCCCCGTCACAGGAAGCCGAACGTAGAACGCCCAGTGGCTTAGAAAATCCTGCCATGCGCGTCCGGCTTCCGCCGCGGAAAGCCACCCCAGGCGGATCGCTTTGCTCAAGGCGGAAGCCATCTCCACCTGGGCAAGGATAACAGTTCCCGCAAGCACCTCTCCCTCCAGCAGCTGGGCCACCTGATCGCTGTGTGTCTCCTGAACATCACGCTTGACCAGGGCGCTGGTATCCAGATACAGGACTTTCATTCCCGATCCTCTAACACCAGTTCTGCAAGCGTCCCCGGACCATGAAGCCGGACTGCGGGTTGATAGGGGGGCAGCAGGTGGCCGTTCCACTCGATCAGCCCGGCACGCATCAATTGAGTCATGCGGCCTCGAGGATCTTCAGAGAAGGGAAGGATCTGCCCGATCGGCTCACCGCGCTCCATCAGGATGATGGTCTCTCCTTCTTTGACTCGCTGAAGGTAATATCCCAGACGATCCCTGAACTGACGAAGGCCCAAACGGATCACGCCCATGTCGCTCCCCTCCCGGTTGGCATTCTCGTGACTCATGATAGCCCAATCTACATCAACGGTCCCCTTCGCTCCCCTGAGCAAGAGGATAAACGTGAACGGAGCGTCTACAGGGCGATCAGGCCCCGGCGCAGGCCCTGGCGGACGGCTTCGGCGCGATTGACAGCATTCAGTTTTCGGTAAATTGAGGAGATATGGAACTTCACGGTGCGCTCGCGGATGCCCAGCCGGGCCGCGATCTCTTTGTTGGCCAAGCCCTCAGCCAGCAACCGCAGGATCTCCAGCTCCCGGGGCGTGAGCGGCTCACCCGGCTCTTCGATCCCCTCCGGCCGCGCCCCGAACCCGGGCATCCAACGGGGATCGATCACCAAGAGGCCCTCCGCCAGGGCCCGCACGGCCGCCCGCAGTGCATCCGCTGAGGTCTCAAAGAGGAGCACCCCGTAAATCGGGAAACTCATCGCGATGGAGGGGAGCAGCCGCTCCGCCCCTTCCGCATCTTCCACCAAGAAGAGGACCGCCGGCCCCTCGCCGGTCCACTCCCGCCATCCCCATCGCGCATCCATGGCCGGGTGCACCCCCGCCACCACCACAACCTCAGCGCTGGAGCGCCCCAGATCCATTAGGGAGGACGCCTCCTGCACCACCCGGATCTCCTCCCCCTCCAGCATCGCGCGCAGTCCGGCCCGGAGGGCCGGAACGGCCGCCACGACGGCCACGCGGATCATCCGTTCCCCTCCCGGATCAGCCCATCTACTGCGTCCGCCGGGACCGCCAGGCTTTGATCCCCACCCACCACCATCGCGCTCACCCCCACCACCCGTCCCCAGGCGTCCAGCAGCGGGCCACCGGAGTTCCCAGGCGCCAGCGCCGCATCCGTGCGCAACAGACGGAGCGTCCTGCGCGGGCCGCCGGTTCGGACGGTCACCCATCCGCTGAACACCCCCAGGGTGACGGAATAAGGCTCGCCCCATGGATGCCCCAGGGCCAGCATCAGGGATCCCGCCCGGAGCGTGGCCGGATCGCGAAGGGGAAGCGCGGGCCCCACCGGCTGTGGGAGCCGGAGCACCGCCAGATCCAGCTCCGGCTCCACAATGACTGGCACCGCCGGCAAATGCTCCCCCGTCCACAGGGTCACCCGATGGGGCTCGCGGGCGAGCAGATGGGCGCTGGTGACCACAAGCCCCGGCCGCACGAGGAAGCCGGCCCCAAATCCCCCGCGGCCGTTCCACACCCGCACAACGCCCGGGATCACCTGCTCCAGGACGGCCCCCAGGGCGGCATCCACCGCCGCCGGAAGCCCCGCCACGGTCCACCCCGGAAAGGCCATCGCTCCGCCTCCCATGCCTCCCGACGCTCCCCGATGATCAGCGACAGCGTCCGCCGCTCCTCCCCCCGGAGCACCTCCACCTCAACCGAACGACCCACCACATCCCCGAAGAGCCGGGTCTGGAGATCCTCCACCTCCTGGACCGGATGGCCCTGGAAGGCCGTCAGGATGTCCCCCGGGCGCAACCCGGCCTGAGCTGCCGGACTGCCTTCCTCCACCCCCACGATCAGCAACCCATGGGATTGAGGACGCCCCAGGGCCTCCTGTTGCGCCGGGGCGAGGGGAACCGATTGCGTCCGGATGCCCAGGTAGCCCCGGCGGACCTGCCCTTCACGGGCCAGGGCTTCCGCCACCCGCCAGGCCAGCCGGATGGGGATGGACAGCGGGATCCCGGCCAGGCCGGAGGTGTTGATCCCGACCGCTCGCCCTTCCCCATCGATCAGCGGGCCTCCCGAGAAGCCCGGATACATGGTGGCATCGGTGCGGAGATAGCGCTCCAACCATCCGCCCCAGGGGGTGCGGAGCGGACCACCGACCGCGGTGATCACCCCCAGGCTGGCCTGGATGCCCTCTGAGGTGGGCCGCCCCAGGGCCAGGACGATCTGGCCCACTCGGGGTTCCCGCTCCGCGATCTCCAGCACCGGAACCGAGCCCTCTGATACCCGCAACAGCGCCAGATCCGTGGCGGGGTCCCGGCTGATGCGGACGGCCGTCCGCTCCCGGCCGTCCGGCAACACCACCCGGATCTCCTCTCGCTCGATGACGTGGTCCGCCGTCAACACCAGGTCCGCCGCGTAGCCGACCCCGCTGGCCGGCCAGCGATCCCGCGCGTCCACAGTGACCGTGGCCGCCGCCCCTCGCGCGGCGGCCTCCGCCAGGGCCTCGGACAGAGCGACCAGTGGATTCAGAAACTCACGCTCCATGGGGGCCTCCTTTTGTTTCGGTTGCCCGGGGAGCGAGGCCGATCGCCTTCGCCTCCTTCGGGTCTCTGCGCTCAGCATACCGTGGGGAATCCTCCCGGCGCCCCGGCCATGCGGACAGGAGAGATCCCGGACTTCCGGGCAGCCCCTATCTCTTCGTAGAAGCAGCTTTCGACACAACCTTGCCGTCTCGAGGACGGAGGTTCAGGGCTAAAGCTGTAGGAGCAGCTTCCGCCGCGACCCATCAGGGTTCAAAAACAAGAGTTCGGGGCTACAAAAAGACCGATGCCTGCAGGAGCGGCTTCGGCCGCAACCCCTTGTCGCATCGAAGACCGGGGTAGGGTTCACCCCAGCTCACGATAAACCCCAAGGGTGCGCCAGGCGGTCTCCTGCCAGGAGAACTGCCCGGCGCGGGCCCGCGCCGCCGCCCGCCACGCGGGGTCCTCCGCGCGTCGCCACGCGGCCTCCAGCGCCCGGGCCATCCCCTCTACATCCCGGGGATCAAAGAACATCGCCGCTTCCCCTCCCACCTCCCGCAACGCCGGGATGTCCGAGCACGCCACCGGCACCCCGCAGGCCATCGCCTCCAGCACCGGCAGGCCGAAGCCCTCCCAGAGGGAAGGGAAAACGAACAGCCGCGCTCCGCTGTAGAGGGCCGGCAGATCCTCCTCGGGAACCATCCCCAGATCCCGCACGCCCGGCCGGAGCCGCAACGGGTAACGGGGATCCCGCGGGCCGGCCAGGACCAGGGTCGCCGATGGATCCGGGAGCCGCCCCCGCACGCGCGCCCACGCCTCCAGCAATCGATCGATGTTCTTCGATGGCTTGTTCACCCCCACCCAGAGGGCATACGGCGGCCGGATGCCGTAATGGGATAGGACCTCCGCCACCTCCTGGGGAGGGCGCGGGAAGAAATGGGGGTCGGCCGCTTCAGGGGTCACCGCCACCCGGCCGCGGGGGACGCCGAAGAGGCGGAACAAGTCTTCCTGCGTGGCCCGGGAGATCACGAAGACCGCATCCGCCCGGGCCAGGACGCATCGATGCCAGAACCGGTAGAGCCATCGCTGGAGCGGGGACCAGGCGGCGGGCAGGCGCAGCGGGGCGAAATCATGCAACGTCACCGCGAGCGGCGCCGACCGCCGGAGCAGACCCAGGGGGACCGCATAGTGGGGCACGTGGACCAGGGCCTTCGGCCATCGCCGGAGAAGCCAAGGGATCACCCCATGCTCCGCCGGCACAAAGGGAGGGATGGAAACCGGGATCCGCTGCACAGCCGGGAAACGGTCTAACGTCTGGAGATCCCAGCGCCGGTTGGGCGCATGCGGCACGTAGAGCAGGCGCACGCGCAGCCCGGGCTCCAGCGAGAGCATGGCCTCCAGCAGGCGGAAGGCGTAGCGTCCGATCCCCGGGAAGCGATCCTGGATCACCCGGCCGTCGAACACCACCTCCATCCCCGGGCTCTCCCTTACGCGCCGGACGCCCGTTCATACAGCTCCACCAGCACCCCAAAGGCGCTGCGGGGGTGAATGAAGGCATACCGCGTCCCATCGCTCCCCACCAGAGGGGATTCGTGGATGAGCTGCACGCCGGCCTCCCTCAGCCGCTTCAAGGTCCCATCCAGATCCTCCACCTCTACGCAAATGTGATGCAGGCCCGGGCCCCGACGGGCCAGGAACTTCGCGACCCCGGACTCCGGATCCGTGGGCTGCACCAGCTCAATCTCTCCCCCTTCCATGGGGAAGAAAGCCACGCGGACCTGCTCGGCCGGAGCGTCCGCCACCCGCGCCAGGGGCAGACCCAGCAGGTCCCGGAAGAAGGGCAGGGCCGCTTCGAGATCCTCCACTACGATAGCGACGTGGTTCAGCCGTGGCATCTGACAACCTCCCGTTCATCCGCTTTCGGTGATCACCAGGGACCCAACGGGAACGCCGGAAGTCCTCATAGGTCTCCCTGGATAGAGGAGGCCAGCTCCTCCCGCCGTGCGGCACTATGGCCTCTGCGAACACGCCCCATCGGCCATCCCCCCGCGCCAAGCCAGGCACCCGCGCCGTCGATGAGGATGTCCCACCCGCTGGGATGACGCCCAGGGACCAGGCTTTGATGGGCTTCGTCGGTGATCGCATAGAGGACCGCCCACAGCCATCCCAGCAGACCGGGATGCTTCACCGGCTCCGCCTGCAGCGCCCAGCGGGCCAGCGCGGCCAGGATCGCATATTCCAGGGCGTGGGCGGTTTTCTTGAGGAGCGTGTCCAGCCATGGCTCGGGAGCCTGAGGTAGATGAGGCTGGGCGGACAGGAGGAAGATCACCCCCATCCAGGCCAGGGTGAGGGTCCAGCGGATCCCGCGGGGGGCTTCCCGCACGGCCCGCTCAAGGACGCGCTGTCGCTCGGTCCACGGCGTAGGCATAAGCCTGCTCCAGGGTCGGCATCCGGTGTTCCCACTGATGGGCGGCGAGGATCATCCGTCGCGCGCTCTCCCCCATCCGCCACGCCTCCTCCGGACGCTGCAGCAGCATCCAGGCCGCCTCGACCATGGCCGCCGCATCCCCCGGCGGGACCAGCCATCCGGTCTCCCCGTGACGGATGTATTCGGGGACCTGGCCCACGGCGTCAGCCACCACCGGGAGCCCGACGGCGAGCAGGTCGATGAGCTTCATCGGACACTTGGCCCGGTTGATCAGGTCGTCGTCCATGAGATAAAGGGCCACATGGCCCCGGGCCAGGACCTCCGGGAGTCGGGCGGGTTCCACCCAGCCCTCCCAGTGGACCCTCCCGCTCAGGCCGGCCTCGGCGAGGGCGACGCGAAACCGCTCCTCCTCATCACCGAGCGCTTTGCCTACATAAAGAAAGACGAGATCCTCCGCGCGCCGGGCCAGCTCCCCCATCACATACACGAGGCGCTCCAGGCGGAACTCCAGGAAACGGGTGTAGAGGACGACACAAGGCGGTCCCGGGGGTTGCGCCCGCGGCGGGGCGTGGAGGAGGGCAGCGTTGGGCACATAGAACACCCGGCGGCGCGGGATCCCCATCGCCCAGGCGAGGGTCTCCAGGGCGCGGCTGGCCACCGTCAGGGCGTCCGCGCGGGTCATCCCCCATCGCTCCTGCCAGGCGAACAGACGCCGCTGCCAGGGCGTATAGGGGTTCCGATCGTTCCATCCCCCCGGGCCCTCCCAGTCATCGGTGTCCACCACCAGGGCGCCCCGGAAGCGCCCCGCCCGGCGCAGCTGATAGAGGATCCAGTGGACGAACCCGGCGTAGGCTTTGGGTTTGAAAGCGTGCACTACGTCCGGCCGCTCGTGGAGGACAAGACGGACCATTCGTTGGGTCAGGGCGAGGGGCGGCCACGCCCGTGGAGAGAGCGGCACGTAGAGGATGCGCACGCCCTCCTCCTCCCAGGCCCGTCCTGCGTCCTCGACGTTCGGCCAGGGCGGCAACACCAGGACCACCCGGTGGCCCCGGCGGGCCAGGGCCCTCGCCATCGGCAGCGCCCGCGCCGCCATCGTCCCTCGCGGGCGCAGGCCGAAGGGGCCGACCATCACCACGGTCCAGGACATCTGCTCCCCTGACCTCGTCCCCAGCGGGCTCATTCCACCGTCACGCTTTTGGCCAGGTTGCGGGGCTGATCCACATCGCATCCGCGCAGCACCGCGATATGGTAGGCCAGCAACTGCAACGGCACCACCGCCACCGCCGGCTGAAGCCAGCGGGGCGCGTGCGGCACCGAGAGGACCGCATCGGCGCGCGCGGATGCCGCCCGGTCGCCGTCGGTGATCAAGGCGATCACCTGCCCCCGGCGGGCCCGCACCTGCTCCATCTGGCTGAGCATCTTCTCATAAGTCACCGGGTCCTGCAACGCCAGGGCCACCGTCGGCATGCGCTCATCGATCAGGGCGATGGGCCCATGCTTCATCTCCCCCGCCGGATACCCTTCCGCGTGGATGTAGCTGAGCTCCTTCAGCTTGAGCGCTCCCTCCAGGGCGATGGGGTAAAGCAACCCTCGCCCCAGGTAGAGGAAGTCCTCATAACGGTAAAAGGCCCGGGCGACCTCCACCACCTCTGCCTCCCGGTCCAGGACCCGGCCCAGGAGGTCGGGCAGGCGGGCCAGCTCGCGGACGTGCGTGCGGATCTCCTCGGGGCTCAGGGTCCCCCGCAGCTCGGCCAGCCGCAGGGCCAGCAACAGCTCGTCCACGATGGAGGCCGTGAAGGCTTTGGAGGAAGCCACCCCGATCTCCGGGCCGGCGTGCATCAGGATGCAGGCATCCGCCATGCGGTGGGCCTGGGAGCCGATGACATTGACGATGCTCCACAACCGCGCGCTCCCCTCCCGCGCTCGCTCCATCGCCGCCAAGGTATCCACCGTCTCACCGCTCTGGGAGATGGCCAGCACCACCGTGTCCGCATCCAGCACGGGGTCGCGATAGCGGAACTCGCTGCCGTAATCGACCTCGGTGGGGATGCGAGCCAAGGATTCAAAGTAGAACTTGCCCACCAGCCCGGCGTAGTAGGAGGTGCCGCAGGCCACGATCACGATGCGGGAGATCCGCCGCGCTGCCTCGGGGCTCAGCGGGACCTCCTCCAACGTCACCCGCCCGCGCTCGAAATCCACCCGTCCCCGCAGGGTGTCCGTGACCGCCCGGGGCTGCTCGTGGATCTCCTTGTGCATGAAGTGCCGGTATGGTCCTTTGGCCGCCGCCACGGGATCCCAGGGGATGGTCTGTACCGGCAGGTGCACCGGCTCCCCCTCCAAAGTCCACACCCGGACGTTGTCCCGGCGCACCACGGCCATCTGACGGCTTTCGAGGAAGAGCATGCGGCGGGTGTGCTCCAGGATGGCTGGGATGTCCGAGGCGATGAACATCTCTCCCTCCCCCAGGCCGATCACCACCCCTCCGGCGTTGCCGATACGGACGGCGATGAGGCGATCGGGGTGATCGGCGGAGAGGACGACGATGGCATGGGCGCCCTGCAGGGCCTGGAAGGCGCGGCGGGCGGCGGTCTCCAGGTCGGCCCCGGCGCGGAGGTGCGCCTCGATGAGATGGGCGATGACCTCGGTGTCCGTCTCCGAGGTGAAGCGATGGCCCTCCGCCTGGAGGGCCTGGCGCAACTCGAGGAAGTTCTCCACGATCCCGTTGTGGATCACGGCGATGCGCCCCGTGCAATCCCGGTGCGGGTGGGCGTTATGATCTGCGGGGGCGCCGTGCGTCGCCCAGCGGGTGTGGCCCATCCCGATGAACCCGGAGGCCGGCTCCGCCTCCAGCAGGTCCATCAGCTGGCGGATTTTCCCCGCGCGCCGCCGGACCTCCAGCCGGCCGTCCTGGACCACCACCAGCCCGGCGGAGTCGTAACCCCGGTATTCCAGCCGTCTCAGGCCCTCGATCAGGATGGGCACCGCATCCCGGTGCCCGACGTATCCGACAATGCCACACATGGCAGCCTCCCGAGATGAAGGGGGAATTTTCCGGAAGACCATCCTTCGCCCTTCCCGGGCCAGCATCCGGCCGGGAGGGCCTGTCAGGAGGAGCGATCGAGGGCCGCTGCCGGCCGTTTTGTCCCGCCGGTTGCCCGGCGGTTTTGTCGGCCGGCTTCCAGAGGGGGGAAGTAGGGGTCGCGGCCGGACCCCTGGCGGCATCCGCCGAAGCCTCGATTTTCCCCGGCTCAGAAGCCGGGTTAGCCCCGCCGGAGCGGGGAACCGCCTCCCTCGTCACCCGCGGGAGATCTCCCACGGGCCAGGCGCTGGCTTCCCCCCGGATCCCCGCCTGACCATTACGAACCTCCCGAAGACTTGCAGGTTGTCCGGCGATTTTAGAACACACCCCAGATCAACCAAAGGCTGCGTGCAAAGCACAAAGGGCTGCGCGCAAATCTTCCCAGAACCTCTGGAAGGATCGGTCCATCCTCTCGGGTCTCAACACCTCTGCGATCGCCTCGCCGTATTCCGCGCCGCCCAGGATCGGCTCCACCCCCGCCGCACGGATCGCATTGCGCAGCGCATTTTTATACCGATCGCGCTTACATTTGTAACGGAGAGGGCGTGGGCGAGCCCCTGGCACCACCCGAGGAAGCGCTTCGGCATCCTCCAGATACCAACGCTCGATGTGAGGATCCGGAACCGCACAAACCAAGCAGAAAAGACGGGGCTCGATCCGAAACGCTTCCTCCTCCAGCTGACGACGGACTTGCGCAGCGCCCCTGCAATCCCCATCCACTACAACAACCAGCACATCCGGTTGTGGCACCCACCCTTTCCGAATCTCTCTGAGGAATTGTCGCCACTCGCTCCAGACCTTGCTCCCATGAGTTGCGTTCCGAACATCCTCTTCGATCTCTACCCCACACTCCCGGGCAACTCTCTTCGTCAGGCTCCGCACAAAGCGCTCGTGGGCGATATCTTCGAAGAAATATACCACCCGAAGAGCCCGACTCATCCCCAGTCTCCACGCAAGATACGCTGCGAGATCGAGGGCTCCTCCTCCTCCAGCGCCTCGCCCACGGCCGGACGGCGAAAGAGGCCCACAGCTCCCGTGAGCTCCTCAAACGAGCTGCTTCCGTCCCTTCGGACACATCGAATGAGAAGAGCTTCATCGCCCAGATAATCCGGAAGAAGAGGGGAATGCGTGTTGATGAGAACCTGCCTGCGTCGAGAGGCCTCACGCAGCAGGTCTGCGATGATCTTTAATCGCCGGGGATGGACTCCGTTTTCCGGCTCCTCGAGGCCGATGACAGCAGCCGGATTGGAGGGGCTCAGGATCGCAATGAGCCCCAGCAGTCGCAGCGTGCCTTCAGAGATCAAGCGAGCGGAGAAATCCACTCCTCCCTCCCGGATCTTCAAACGGACTTTCCCCTCATCGGTTAGCTCGGTCGAAAATCCCTCCACCGAAGGAACCAGGGCCCGCAGGACGCGCTGCAGGTTGTCAAACTGAAGCGGATCCCGGCGCTGGAGTGTGTAATAAAAGGCGGCGAGATCCCCTCCGGATGAGGTGAGAACCTCCACTTCTTTCACCGGGCTCTCCTCCCGCATCTGACGGGGCTCGAAATAATAGAACTGCCAGCTGGCCAATTCTTCGCGAAAGGCCACTAAGTGGGGATAATGAGGTGGATAAACTGGAAGGGAGACGATTGTATGATTCAACCCGATCTCATATTCCATCGGACGGGCCTGACCCTCCATCCGCAGCCGCAAACGGTTTCCTACCCGCTCCAGAAAGGGACGGCGACGCTCATCGGGGCGCAACTCCCCGCCAACTTCGGTCAAGGCCCGGAGGGATTCATCCTGAACGCGCAGGACTCCGGTCTTGGGGCAGATCGCCACGGTCAGGCGATAGCGCAGAAGACGCTCAGTGATCCGACGAGAGGCTTTGGCCGGGCGTAACTCCCCATTGCCGCCTCGATAGATGTCCATCAACTGCTCCGCACGCCGGATCGCCGTATCGCTCAGCTCCACATCAACTTCCATGGTGAACTCCGCATGATCCCGGCGCAACAGGCCTGCAAGCCCCTCCTCACCATAATAGAAAGCCTCCAGCGGATCCCCCCGGTGCTCCCGAAAGGCATCCGCCAGAGAAGGCCGGGTCGCCATCCGACTGAGCAGCCCGAGGGCATCGAACAGGTTGCTCTTGCCACCGGCGTTGGGCCCAATGATCAGCGTGAGCGGACGGAGGGCCAGCTCCACACCCCGAAGAGACTTGTACCCATCGACCAGAACCCGCCGGATCATCCTTGGCTCCTGGGCTTTCCCTGGCGCTGCTCTTGGCATCTACAGAACACCCCGGATCTTTTCCATTATAATCCAGGTGGAGGATA from Thermoflexus hugenholtzii JAD2 harbors:
- a CDS encoding replication-associated recombination protein A, yielding MAGMGDLFTHGRAEYWKREAPLAARLRPRRLEEFLGQDHLIGPGAPLRRLIEEGKLLNSMIFWGPPGTGKTTLALLIAQAAGAHVENLSAVTAGLSDLRRVIQEARERRRLYGQRTLLIVDELHRFNRVQQDALLPHVEDGTVVFIGITTENPYFAVVPALVSRSRVFSFRPLTEEEILALLRRALTDPENGYGGQPIEVPEEVLRFWARLSEGDARSALNALELAVSATAPGPDGVIRITMDIAQAVVQRRALAYDREAHYDTISAFIKSIRGSDPDAALFWLAKMVDAGEDPRFIMRRLLILAAEDIGLADPMAIVVTAACAQALEWVGMPEAAYHLAEATLYLATAPKSNSAGAYFRALEFLRAHGAGEVPAHLKDASRDAEALGHGQGYQYPHEFPGHFIRQSYWPVGLPRVRFYRPSDQGYEREVAERLRRWWGALEGPEPSSIPSEET
- a CDS encoding helix-turn-helix transcriptional regulator; the protein is MIRVAVVAAVPALRAGLRAMLEGEEIRVVQEASSLMDLGRSSAEVVVVAGVHPAMDARWGWREWTGEGPAVLFLVEDAEGAERLLPSIAMSFPIYGVLLFETSADALRAAVRALAEGLLVIDPRWMPGFGARPEGIEEPGEPLTPRELEILRLLAEGLANKEIAARLGIRERTVKFHISSIYRKLNAVNRAEAVRQGLRRGLIAL
- a CDS encoding ParA family protein translates to MARTIAVVSQKGGVGKTTTVVHLGVALAERGAPTLLVDLDPQAALTAAFGINEDLPSGIEAALLRGIALAQVIRSIRPGLDLAPATFQLHQAEMSLHQRPSWQHRLREVLRPAQERYAYILIDAPPGLGPLTVNALTAADAFLVPIRPDYLSLRSLKGLLIAVGRLRQQLGLSLELLGILPTMVQLHVRHHRDVLSELTAAFGRKVFPVFIPQTIRFAEAPVAGKSLLELMASHPGAQAYRRLAALIDETRPKAR
- a CDS encoding S1C family serine protease, whose translation is MAFPGWTVAGLPAAVDAALGAVLEQVIPGVVRVWNGRGGFGAGFLVRPGLVVTSAHLLAREPHRVTLWTGEHLPAVPVIVEPELDLAVLRLPQPVGPALPLRDPATLRAGSLMLALGHPWGEPYSVTLGVFSGWVTVRTGGPRRTLRLLRTDAALAPGNSGGPLLDAWGRVVGVSAMVVGGDQSLAVPADAVDGLIREGNG
- a CDS encoding type II toxin-antitoxin system VapC family toxin; the encoded protein is MKVLYLDTSALVKRDVQETHSDQVAQLLEGEVLAGTVILAQVEMASALSKAIRLGWLSAAEAGRAWQDFLSHWAFYVRLPVTGALARRAADLSWRYGLRAYDAVHLAGALTWSEMLGAGILFVSFDQQLVRAAEREGLPCWAFGSRAGSSG
- a CDS encoding type II toxin-antitoxin system Phd/YefM family antitoxin, which produces MGVIRLGLRQFRDRLGYYLQRVKEGETIILMERGEPIGQILPFSEDPRGRMTQLMRAGLIEWNGHLLPPYQPAVRLHGPGTLAELVLEDRE
- a CDS encoding guanylate kinase; protein product: MSKRKGAETMETVFSPAVTLEGLAQRPTQPLVVVISGPSGAGKDSLIRRMKELQVPFHFVVTATSRPPRPGEVDGVDYHFLSRERFEAGIRAGEFLEYAVVYGDYKGIPRWEIENALASGKDVILRVDVQGAATLRRLIPEAVFIFVIPSSREELIERLRARGTESPESIARRLQAVEEELKHWAEFDYVVVNRNQHLDEAVADILAIIRAEHRRAHPRAARREPMSPPPSSR